From the Paenibacillus sp. R14(2021) genome, the window AAGCCTTCGCTCTCCAGCTTCTTAATTCGGGAATCAATGTTTCCCCGGATGGATTCAATTTGCAGATCCGGACGGGCATATTTCAATTGGCTGGCACGGCGCAGGCTGCTCGTTCCTACTTTCGCTCCTTGCGGGAGATTCTCGAATGAGAGCCCGCCAGCCGTCACGAGGCAGTCTCTCGGGTCGACGCGCTTCGGCACGGCGCCATTCATGAGGCCTTCAGGCAGCTCGTAAGGCATGTCTTTCATGCTATGTACAGCGAGGTCGATTTCTCCATCGATCAGTGCTTGTTCGATTTCTTTGACAAAAAGACCTTTCCCGCCTACCTTGGACAAGGTTACATCCAGGATTTGGTCGCCTTTTGTCACGATCTTTCGAATTTCGAAGTCATACGTTAATCCATGCTCTTGGCTCAGCGCTTTCAATTGATCGATGACTTGCCCGGTTTGCGTCAGCGCTAGCGCACTCTGTCTCGTTCCGACAACGATGGTCCGGCGCCCATTAATAATGTATGCCATGGTTTAACATCCCCTCTCAGCCGCCTGCAGCAGCCTATTCATCCATTCTTCTAGCTGGTATTCGCTCATATCGGCATAGGGCCAAGAATCCTTCGCACGTGCTTGCTTATCCGCCGTTTCTGTGAACAGAGGCAGTTCTTCGGCCGCAAGCCGCAGCACCGCAGTACGCAAGCCTGGCTCTGTTATGATTTCAAGTACTCGTTTGCGAAGCGCATGCAGCCGTTCAAGAAACCCCTCGTATTCGGGTCCGTATTGCTCTGCAAGTCTTCGTTTCAGCAGCGCCGTCAAGGCAGGGCTGGCTCCGCCTGTCGACAAAGCGATAGTTAAATCCCCTCGTTTCACGACAGCAGGCGTTATGAAACTGCCTAGCTCCGACCGATCTGCCGTGTTAACGGGAATTCCACGTTCATCTGCAGCAGCTGCGATTCGCGCATTAAGTTGACGATCGTTCGTTGCGGCGATGAGCAAGAAGGCACCTTCAAGGTCACTTTCTCTGTATTCCCTTTGTACATAGGCAATACACCCGCTTCCGGTAAGTGCCTGAAGCCGTTCGGTCGAGGCAGGTGCAATGACAATGACTGTGTCCGCTCCGCCTTCTATTAATCCGAGCACCTTTCGCTCTGCGACCGTACCGCCGCCGACCACGATACAGCGTTTGCCTGCGAGCTTCATCATCATAGGATAATAGCCGGGCAATGCTTCTTCCTCCTCGCAATAGGTCCGCGGTATCTACGACCACCCATGGAAATTGGATGCCTGATTAATAAATACATTCAACAGCAGAACGGTATAGCTAATGAGATTAAACCGCGCGAACTTCCAGCCCGTACCGTCAAACCATTGGTGCTTCATGACGTTCCATATATAGAGAGCCAACGCGACGAACGACGTCAACACCTTCCAATCTAACAGCAGCCCGTATCGCCCTTCGATGAGGATGGACGTAACCGCAACCGTTAACGACAGCAAGAGCAGCGGTGTTCCAATCAATGAGACACGAAACATAAAACGGTCGGCCGCATCCAGGCTCGGCAGGCGCTGCATCCGCTTCGTCCATTGCTTGCCCTTGAGACGCGCGAACAGAAACATATACATCCCCGAGAAAATCGCACTGACCGTAAAAGCCGTATAAGCAAGAAGCATAAGCCCAATATGGACATAAAGCATGTCATGGGCAAGCTCCCAGCGCGCCAACGAAGCACCGCTGCCGATCCGAAACAAATTGACCGTCAAGATCGCAAAGCCGAACACGTTCACGAAGAAGACGATAAACTCCATTCGAAAAAAACGGCTCATCACTAAAGAAACCGTGATAAGCAGCCAAGAGAAAACGAATAAATATTCAAACAAATTCAATACGGTCATGTCCAAATGGGAGATAATCCGATGAATTAGAAAGCCTGTTTGAAGGATCCAGACGAAAACAAGGAGCCCTGTTCCCACCTGCTTCGCTTCCCGGTTTCGATCCACGAAATCCGAGAAGTAAAAGAGGAGGCTCAGGGCGTATACGTACATCATTCCATCATAAAACCAGTTGTGTGTAACCATTGGCGCCTCCGCAAACGTTGGCTGATTTAGGTCGTAACGGCCGCAATCGCACCTTGGCCAAGCTTAGCTAAGGTGTCTGCCGGCGATGATTTCTCGATAACCGGCTTCGATTTCTCGGCCTTTTCCGCCGTCCGCTCAAGCTCTTCTTCAAGCGCGAACAATTTCACAAACATATCCATCGCTTGATCCGCATGCTTCTCCCCAGCCATTTCCTTCACCCGAAGAATGGGGTCGTGCATCATTTGATTAACGATGCTCTTCGTCAGTTTGTGAATGATCTTCAGCTCGCGATCGCCCAGATCAGGCAGCTTATTCGTTAAACTGTCCATCGTTTCTGCGTGAATGGCAGCTGCTTTCGTCTGAAGCGCCTGAATAAGCGGAGCGACGCCGAGCGTTTTGTACCATTGACGGTATGCTTCGACCTCGGCCTCGATTAGCACTTCAATCTTGGCTGCTTCCTGGCGGCGCTGCTCCATGTTGCTCTCGACAATGCCTTCTAAATCATCAATGTCATAGAGGAATACATTCTCGACCGAAGCAATCGCCGGATCCAAATCTCGCGGAACCGCGATATCAATCATGAACAATGGCCGCGATTTACGTTTTTGCATCGCTGCAGTAACCTGTTCACGCGTCAGAACATAGCCATCCGAACCCGTTGAGCTGATGACAATATCCGTCTCGTGCAGCCTCGCGACAGCTTCTTTCATATCAAGCGGAGTGCCATTAAACTTGTCTGCCAGCTGAACGGCACGGTCATACGTGCGGTTCACGACGAAAACCTTCTTAACGCCGCTCGAGTAAAGATGCTTAGCCGTCAGCTCGCTCATTTTGCCGGCACCGACAATCATGACGGTCTTGCCGCCAAATTGGCCGAAGATGCGCTTGCCGAGCTCCACGGCCGCGTAGCTGACAGATACTGCAGCTTCGCCGACTGCTGTATCGGAGTGAGCTTTTTTCGCAAGCGTAACCGACTGCTTGAAGATGGAGTTAAAGAGCGTTCCCGTCGTCTTCTGCTCCTGCGCTAGGAGGAAAGCATCTTTGACTTGACCCAGAATCTGCGTCTCGCCGATGACCATGGAATCCAAACCGCTCGTTACTCGGAACAAATGCTCGATTGCCTTCTCATCTTCATGCATATATAAATCCGAGGTGAAATCCTCTCTCGGGGTTTTAAACCATTTCTCCATAAAACTGCGAATGTAGTGACCGCACAAGTGTGGTCGGTCCACAACTGCATAAAGCTCTGTACGGTTACAGGTCGCTACGATGACACATTCCATAATGCTTTTGGTTTGCTTCAATTGCTTCAAAGCCTCAGGCAAGTCGCGGTCAGCGAATGTAAACCGTTCTCTAACCTCAACTGGAGCTGTCCGATAATTAAGTCCGACAACCATAATGTGCATGTGCGTTCACCTGCCCTTCAACGTGATTTTCACAATTAGTATAGCACAGTTCGACAACCTGTACCCCCGCAATTATGAAAATTATTTGAAATACTCATCCCTGTTTCATCGTAACAAAAAAGCCGCGATTGCACTCGCGGCCTTTATCTCATCCTATAAAAAAATGTTACACAAGCTCGGCTTGCTTCATATCTGCTTCAACGACTTGTAATTCTCCCATGCCGCGGACAAGCTTCTTAGCATGTGTCATTTTCGGTTTCAATACAGACATCATGTAGTCGATCGCAAGCTGCGGATCCACTGTTTCTCCACAAGTGTAACAATCAAGAGCAGCGAAGCCTCTCTCAGGATACGTGTGAATGGAAAGATGACTTTCTGACAGCATAACGAGCACCGTCGCACCTTGTGGTTCAAATTGTTTGGCTTGTACGGAGAGTACGGTAGCGCCGCAAGCTTCAGCCGCCTCTACCATTTGGGCTTGTAAAAATTCGGAGTTGTTGAGCAGGTCAAAATCCACACCCCAAGTGTCAACAGCAACGTGTCTTCCGAAAGTTGAATATTCCATCTCTCGGTTCCCCCTTCCTAGGAATAAAATGTTTTGTAATTTCATCCGCTAGGACCTACGTCATTCACTGCCCGAGGGACTTTCCTCTCGCAACATTACCATGTCCTGAGTGAATCCTGGTTCCTAATATTCATTGCAACGAAAATAAAAATACCATCTATTGCGGATAAATGCAATAGTTTTTTTTAGGCAAATTTGATTTGAGAACACACTGCAAACTCCAGTTACCAACGTATGTTGGAACAAAGGCTTATGTGTTCGTCCAATTGTTGTGTTTAAAATAAAAAAAGCCGCAGTATATGCGGCTCTGGACAATTATATCCTTCATTGAAGACTTATGCTTCCAACCTAAACAGCTGCTTCGTATAAGCGGCTAAACGTGCATCAATCATAGCAATTTGTGCTTGGTTGCTGCATTGATTACGCAAATCCAGCAGTTGATCAACCGCGCCGTGAACGATCGCGATCTCATTCTCGATATCCATAACACGGAATGCAGCTTCGAGCTGACCGATCGTATCCTTGAATTCGAAAATCACTCTCGCTTCATTGTTCTTGATTTCAACAATTTTGCGAACGTTGCCTTGTACGTAATGATATGTCATCGTGTAATTGGGATAAATACGATTGACGACGGCATCGCCGCGAAATGCTGCCACGGCCTTGCGCATTGCGTTCGTCAGTTTCGGATGCAGCATTCGGCAGGAAAGCAGGCAAACAAACTGATCTTGCTGACGCTCGAAAGTTAAGCGGACCTCTTCTCGTCCTGCGTCGTCCTCGAGAACCATCTCGTGATTGCCGTTCTCCAACACCCGCACCTGATGCTTGACATGCTGGTCTTCGAAGAACCGGACAAATCCCGCCATCTCTTCAGCCGTTAATTGCAGAGAAGCATTGACATACTCTGTGGCTATCCGCTGAGCCATAAAAATCTCCTCAATTCTTTAAAGTAACGCGTTTGTAAAACGATTGCTTACGTCTATTATACCGCATCGCGGCTGTTTCTTCCTGCCGTCCAGCCGCGATATTCTCGCATATTTCTGAATAATTAAGGAGATTTTACGATGAGTCCGTGAAATTGTGCGTAATCCTCGCTATTCGATTGAAACTTCTGCTGTTTCTTCCGCTTCTTCACTTGTTTCCTCAATCATGCTGTTAATAACGGCCCATAGCTCATCACGGCCAAGCCCCGTCTCTGATGAGAACAGGACATGATGGTCACCGGTCTGGAAGCCTAAGGTTTGCTTGACGAGCTTGATCTGCTTATCCCATTGACTGCGCGGCACTTTGTCTGCCTTCGTCGTAACGACGCAAACCGGAATTTCAAAATGCTTCAGCCAATCGTACATGAGTACATCGTCCTTGGACGGAGCATGCCGAATATCAATGATGAGCAGCACCATCTTCAGCGGCTCTCTGTCGCTTAGGAAGGTCTCAATCATTGTTCCGAACTGCTGGCGCTGTACCTTGGATACCTTCGCGTAGCCATAGCCTGGAAAGTCGACCAGATACACTTGACCGTTAACGCGATAATAATTGAGCTGCTGTGTTTTGCCGGGCTGCGAGCTCGTTCTAGCAAGTCCTTTGCGCATAATCATACGATTGATGAGCGATGATTTGCCGACATTAGAACGCCCTGCCAGAGCAAACTCTGGCAAGGCATCGTCAGGATATTGATGGGGCTGTACAGCACTGATAACAAATTCTACATTGGTAATCTTCACGTCTAAGTAACCTGCTTTCTAATGCGTTTCTACCGGTGAATGCACTTGTGCTTGAGTAAGCGCGTGCTGAAGGACCTCGTCCATCGAACTGACCGGAACAAACTCCATCTCGTTCCTAATGCTGTCCGGAATGTCGCGCAGGTCGCGTTCGTTGTCTTTCGGCAGAAGCACTTTCTTAATGCCGGCACGATGCGCGGCAAGCGATTTCTCTTTCAAGCCGCCAATTGGCAGCACGCGTCCACGAAGCGTGATTTCGCCCGTCATCGCAACTTCTTTCGATACATACCTGTTCGTTAACGCGGATATAAGCGCCGTCGCCATCGTTATGCCTGCTGAAGGACCGTCCTTCGGAATCGCTCCCTCGGGAATATGAATGTGGATGTCATTCTTCTCATGGAACTGAGGATCGATACCTAGCTCGTTTGCACGTGACCGCGTGTAGCTGAACGCAGCCTGTGCAGATTCCTTCATGACATCTCCTAGTTTACCGGTCAGAGTCAGCTTCCCGCTACCCGGCAGCACCGTTACTTCGATAACCAGCGTATCGCCGCCTACTTCGGTCCATGCAAGTCCGGTTACAGCACC encodes:
- the hemC gene encoding hydroxymethylbilane synthase, with amino-acid sequence MAYIINGRRTIVVGTRQSALALTQTGQVIDQLKALSQEHGLTYDFEIRKIVTKGDQILDVTLSKVGGKGLFVKEIEQALIDGEIDLAVHSMKDMPYELPEGLMNGAVPKRVDPRDCLVTAGGLSFENLPQGAKVGTSSLRRASQLKYARPDLQIESIRGNIDSRIKKLESEGFDAIVLAAAGLHRMSWESKISTFLSEEVCVPAVGQGALGIECRENDKEVRHLLSLFNDELTALTVSAERSFLGALNGGCQIPIGAHAVVVEQDGEGTITMSLTGIVGSPDGTILLKETMRGTDPEALGVEVANLLKAKGADRILSEVRG
- a CDS encoding bifunctional precorrin-2 dehydrogenase/sirohydrochlorin ferrochelatase; translation: MPGYYPMMMKLAGKRCIVVGGGTVAERKVLGLIEGGADTVIVIAPASTERLQALTGSGCIAYVQREYRESDLEGAFLLIAATNDRQLNARIAAAADERGIPVNTADRSELGSFITPAVVKRGDLTIALSTGGASPALTALLKRRLAEQYGPEYEGFLERLHALRKRVLEIITEPGLRTAVLRLAAEELPLFTETADKQARAKDSWPYADMSEYQLEEWMNRLLQAAERGC
- the ccsA gene encoding cytochrome c biogenesis protein CcsA; the protein is MVTHNWFYDGMMYVYALSLLFYFSDFVDRNREAKQVGTGLLVFVWILQTGFLIHRIISHLDMTVLNLFEYLFVFSWLLITVSLVMSRFFRMEFIVFFVNVFGFAILTVNLFRIGSGASLARWELAHDMLYVHIGLMLLAYTAFTVSAIFSGMYMFLFARLKGKQWTKRMQRLPSLDAADRFMFRVSLIGTPLLLLSLTVAVTSILIEGRYGLLLDWKVLTSFVALALYIWNVMKHQWFDGTGWKFARFNLISYTVLLLNVFINQASNFHGWS
- the hemA gene encoding glutamyl-tRNA reductase, with the protein product MHIMVVGLNYRTAPVEVRERFTFADRDLPEALKQLKQTKSIMECVIVATCNRTELYAVVDRPHLCGHYIRSFMEKWFKTPREDFTSDLYMHEDEKAIEHLFRVTSGLDSMVIGETQILGQVKDAFLLAQEQKTTGTLFNSIFKQSVTLAKKAHSDTAVGEAAVSVSYAAVELGKRIFGQFGGKTVMIVGAGKMSELTAKHLYSSGVKKVFVVNRTYDRAVQLADKFNGTPLDMKEAVARLHETDIVISSTGSDGYVLTREQVTAAMQKRKSRPLFMIDIAVPRDLDPAIASVENVFLYDIDDLEGIVESNMEQRRQEAAKIEVLIEAEVEAYRQWYKTLGVAPLIQALQTKAAAIHAETMDSLTNKLPDLGDRELKIIHKLTKSIVNQMMHDPILRVKEMAGEKHADQAMDMFVKLFALEEELERTAEKAEKSKPVIEKSSPADTLAKLGQGAIAAVTT
- the speD gene encoding adenosylmethionine decarboxylase, with translation MEYSTFGRHVAVDTWGVDFDLLNNSEFLQAQMVEAAEACGATVLSVQAKQFEPQGATVLVMLSESHLSIHTYPERGFAALDCYTCGETVDPQLAIDYMMSVLKPKMTHAKKLVRGMGELQVVEADMKQAELV
- a CDS encoding non-ribosomal peptide synthetase module, with amino-acid sequence MAQRIATEYVNASLQLTAEEMAGFVRFFEDQHVKHQVRVLENGNHEMVLEDDAGREEVRLTFERQQDQFVCLLSCRMLHPKLTNAMRKAVAAFRGDAVVNRIYPNYTMTYHYVQGNVRKIVEIKNNEARVIFEFKDTIGQLEAAFRVMDIENEIAIVHGAVDQLLDLRNQCSNQAQIAMIDARLAAYTKQLFRLEA
- the yihA gene encoding ribosome biogenesis GTP-binding protein YihA/YsxC, producing MKITNVEFVISAVQPHQYPDDALPEFALAGRSNVGKSSLINRMIMRKGLARTSSQPGKTQQLNYYRVNGQVYLVDFPGYGYAKVSKVQRQQFGTMIETFLSDREPLKMVLLIIDIRHAPSKDDVLMYDWLKHFEIPVCVVTTKADKVPRSQWDKQIKLVKQTLGFQTGDHHVLFSSETGLGRDELWAVINSMIEETSEEAEETAEVSIE